From one Populus alba chromosome 17, ASM523922v2, whole genome shotgun sequence genomic stretch:
- the LOC118056083 gene encoding polygalacturonase — MAKFVVSYVVLSLFCIFQQSNAASASYNVIKFGAKPDGKTDSTQPFLKAWSAACSSASPSTISVPKGRYLLKATVFRGPCKNKITVQIDGTLVAPADYRALGNSGYWILFIKVNRVSVFGGTLDAKGAGFWACRKSGQNCPVGARSITFNWANDILISGLTSINSQSMHLVINSCNNVLVRNVRVIAPDQSPNTDGIHVQTSTGVTITGSTLQTGDDCISIGPSTRNMLMSSIKCGPGHGISIGSLGKEFNEGGVENITLTNSIFSGSDNGVRIKSWARPSNGFVRNVVFQNLIMKNVKNPVIIDQNYCPNNQGCPGQSSGVKISQVTYRNIQGTSASPEAVTFDCSPSNPCRGIKLQDIKLTYMNTAATSSCKNIGGTSSGVLMPESCV; from the exons ATGGCTAAGTTTGTTGTTTCATATGTAGTACTCTCCCTTTTCTGCATTTTTCAGCAATCAAATGCAGCTTCTGCATCCTATAATGTGATCAAGTTTGGTGCAAAACCGGATGGCAAAACTGACTCAACGCAACCCTTTCTTAAGGCATGGTCAGCTGCATGTAGCTCAGCTTCTCCATCCACAATCTCTGTGCCTAAAGGAAGGTATTTGCTCAAGGCAACAGTGTTTAGAGGTCCATGCAAGAATAAAATTACGGTTCAGATAGATGGAACCCTTGTAGCTCCTGCAGATTATCGTGCTCTAGGCAACTCAGGGTACTGGATTTTGTTCATAAAAGTCAATCGAGTTTCTGTCTTTGGTGGCACCCTTGATGCTAAAGGTGCTGGCTTCTGGGCTTGCCGGAAATCTGGACAGAATTGCCCTGTCGGAGCTAGG TCTATAACATTCAACTGGGCAAATGACATCCTGATTAGCGGCCTGACATCAATCAACAGTCAATCAATGCACCTTGTTATCAACAGTTGCAACAATGTTTTGGTCCGAAATGTAAGGGTAATTGCTCCAGACCAAAGCCCTAACACCGACGGTATTCACGTGCAAACATCGACCGGAGTTACAATCACCGGCAGCACACTTCAGACAGGAGATGACTGCATATCAATCGGTCCAAGCACCAGGAACATGCTTATGAGCAGCATTAAGTGTGGCCCTGGACATGGTATCAG CATTGGAAGTCTAGGCAAGGAATTCAACGAAGGTGGTGTAGAAAATATAACCTTAACAAATTCAATCTTCAGTGGATCAGACAATGGTGTACGGATAAAATCATGGGCTAGGCCCAGCAATGGATTTGTGAGGAACGTTGTGTTCCAAAACTTGATTATGAAAAATGTGAAGAACCCAGTTATCATTGACCAAAATTATTGCCCAAATAACCAGGGCTGTCCTGGTCAG AGTTCTGGGGTGAAGATTAGTCAAGTGACATACAGGAACATACAAGGAACATCAGCATCACCAGAGGCAGTGACATTTGATTGCAGCCCCAGTAATCCTTGCAGGGGAATCAAATTACAAGACATAAAACTTACTTACATGAATACAGCAGCAACATCATCATGTAAGAACATAGGTGGAACCAGCAGTGGAGTGCTTATGCCTGAGAGTTGTGTATAG
- the LOC118056081 gene encoding polygalacturonase-like produces the protein MVKIILLYCVLFLLFAASYQASNVVYNVVKLGAKPDGKVDSTEAFTKAWTLACSSTWPAMVYVPQGSFLIKPVVFGGPCKNKILFSIDGTIVAPSNYWVFGNSGFWILFYKVTGVTVYGGTIDAKGGSFWACRNAGNNCPPGSRSLSFVASSNIMVSGLTSINSQMFHISIDHCHNITLQNMKISAPSWSPNTDGIHMQSSTGISITNSMIQTGDDCISIGPGSKNLRIHRIACGPGHGISIGSLALHQNEGGVEDVKVTSVVFMGTQNGVRIKSWGRPSTGYARNVVFENIIMKYVYNPIIIDQNYCPSAKGCPKHSSGVKILISGVTYKNIKGTSATQLAMNFVCSSSNPCKGLKLEDIKLTYYKKSAAATSFCKNANGSNKGLVIPPSCL, from the exons ATGGTGAAGATAATACTACTATATTGTGTTCTTTTCCTCTTATTTGCAGCCTCCTACCAAGCATCAAATGTGGTCTACAATGTCGTCAAACTTGGAGCGAAGCCAGACGGCAAGGTCGATTCTACCGAAGCATTTACGAAGGCATGGACGTTAGCATGTAGCTCAACATGGCCAGCCATGGTATATGTTCCTCAGGGGAGTTTCTTGATCAAACCTGTAGTGTTTGGTGGTCCATGcaagaataaaatattgttcTCCATTGATGGAACAATTGTGGCACCATCAAATTACTGGGTTTTCGGCAATTCtggattttggattttgttCTACAAGGTCACCGGGGTTACTGTTTATGGTGGCACTATTGATGCAAAAGGAGGTAGCTTTTGGGCTTGCCGGAATGCTGGAAACAATTGTCCACCAGGATCTAGG TCCCTATCATTTGTGGCCTCTAGCAACATCATGGTTAGCGGATTAACATCAATCAACAGTCAAATGTTTCACATTTCTATAGACCATTGCCATAACATTACACTTCAAAACATGAAGATTAGTGCCCCTAGTTGGAGTCCCAACACCGACGGCATACACATGCAATCTTCAACTGGAATTTCCATCACCAACAGTATGATACAGACAGGAGATGATTGCATATCCATAGGTCCTGGCTCCAAGAATTTGAGGATCCATCGCATTGCTTGTGGTCCTGGACATGGAATAAG CATTGGTAGTCTAGCCCTACATCAAAATGAAGGTGGTGTGGAGGATGTGAAGGTAACGAGTGTTGTTTTCATGGGAACTCAAAACGGAGTTAGGATAAAATCATGGGGAAGACCAAGCACAGGGTATGCTCGAAACGTTGTTTTTGAAAACATTATCATGAAATATGTCTATAACCCAATCATCATTGATCAAAACTACTGCCCTAGTGCCAAAGGTTGTCCTAAGCATAGCTCTGGAGTGAAGATTCTA ATTAGTGGAGTGAcatataagaacataaagggAACATCTGCCACACAATTAGCAATGAATTTTGTTTGCAGCTCAAGTAATCCATGTAAAGGACTCAAATTGGAAGACATAAAGCTAACGTATTACAAAAAATCAGCCGCTGCCACATCGTTTTGTAAGAACGCAAATGGGAGCAATAAGGGACTAGTGATTCCCCCGAGTTGTTTGTGA